DNA from Plasmodium yoelii strain 17X genome assembly, chromosome: 13:
ACTTTAGTATACATTTcacataaaattttaaataaattataaagttTAGACACTTTATCTTTAGAAATTTTCAtcaattctttttttttatttataagcttaatgaaactattatacttttcgtgattttctatatttattttataaaaactaTTTAGATTGGTGATGTTGTCATCTTCAGTACTctttaggtttaacatataacataaccatatcataatgtattcAACAACATTGATGTTACTTGTTTCACAAGATTTAAACAAACCAGAAACCCCACAGAATTGATTaagcaaataataaaatccagcattaatttttCCGAAATCACTACTACATTGatctttaaaacaataacTATCTAagaaattttcttttttaaaatcatacttATTATCACTGGTCAATTTATCAGGAAATTTATACCATAAATTATCGAACTTTTCACACTAggaaaaaatttaaaaacatttattagaaatgtatattattgaacattttattaaaataaagtttaatgatatttaaatataatacaatatcaaaaatgcatataccacttgCTTATTCATTGTGatagaattttatttttgatttgtaaattgaatAAACTCATtctgttttatatacactgtccccaatatgtgacgcaaatactttagtcctatatataaaaactgtctgtagttaaatatattataagtttttcaataattaaattaatatagaataataaaataatattattactaaaggaacgttttatttctttttgtgacaattatttaaattaccttaaatagagggatGCTTAATACAGTTTTGgttaaatatagatatgatgcattttatacaaaaaattattattattaataaaatatggtataactttattataaaaatggatatacctttataaataatttaaagatgtttgaatatataaaaggtatatatttatattttatgttttaatgattatccttcaaaaaattaaatgctgtataaatctaaaaaaataaaaattatattattactataatccttaaaagtatgtaactagtaattttttaaaatgtattaaatatttatatacttgtttcttataatatataatacagttttttctaaaattataacatttataaaataagtcgtattgttcccttttttaattgcatatacataattttaatattattttatttaatatagataactTTACAATCTACGTTAACGAgtccaataactttatttttattcttatataattaaatttagaaatataccttattagataattttataatatattttgcacatctttctcacggtttaaaacgacaattaacACTGTAACCGTATTTATATGCTTAAATAAGACTGTTAatgcatattgtttttaaaatgttacttagtaaatattaacacataaataactattgatgcaagtttaaaatataatagaaaactatgcgTAATTGAattgttatatttacattttagataggagagataagggaattatacttttttaagacaaggatATAGCCATATAAAATTTACCTATTCTATATAGCTAATTATGTATTGTATTCCTTTAATATTAAAGATTTCAATTCgtgtatacattaaaaatgcctcagaattattttctaaatatatagtttgcttttatattttataataaacaatatttcgttctatgatgaaaaactataaaattattagtaTTAATTTTCTTGGTagtgttaattctaatattatagcATTAAATCTACTTAAATAagtgttataatatttcatttgatgttttgtgcatataattttaatcttattacaagtttaataatatatatcaacgtATTCGAatcaaattaatttaattatttttcgtatttaatactttatctattgttattactatttttattactgctatatcactgtatagtacaacgGAATAATTAATGCGCTTAATCAAAATACTTTATatcaattaataatttttttgtttcattgttttaaattatagtatttagaacatattatttagcaataacaatatatttgtgaattttatgtaataacctaataaaaatattattaattcaaattaaattaattattacataccattatactttgcattaatatgtaattgtatatgtttcacaaatttaacatatttcagttttagtcatttatacaatattatatatattataacaataacgttaattttatataccaaGTTGTTTATAAGTAtaacaaactataacattaaattttattatatacttacattttattttttaactattttaaaatataattatttatacctcaaaactataaagtttacaaattaatagtgattaatataatgttatacctttatgataaattGAAGCGTATAAAtaaacttctattaatacaaatgtaaaatacaagagaatagtaactacaattaaaacttaaaaaatggtCAAgcgtaataatattttatagacaatgttatattgtcgattctcggtCGATATTCcatgcatttatattttatgattatctattactgttcagttggataacatgatttaaattaaaataaatatgatacaaataataagttttactaaataaaattttcataaaataaagaaacatattatgacattcataattcaatatagctctgggttatcaatacttatataataggcaattatgatatatcataatatgaattaatatatgtaatatagaaattttattttaatcatattaaatcggcataagcactcaattatatatattataacttatgaaaaaatacgATGTAgcccttttcatattaatagaAGTACCCATTTGGGGGGTACATATTTTGAACTTCACtttgtgattaaacatacaggatgatacatatattaaattagtgtttaagttataaaaagTTAAATGCAATGTAATATTTatccctaacccgaatatgggttccacaacataaaactatataaaaattatgcaaaaattatttatttcccaatagacagcttcttaacatatattaatcattattaatcttcgaatcatatattaatgatcagtttcttctttatttttttagcatttctcttaaatgttgtttttgagatcgtttccgaaaaccaaataacgaatactaatataaaatgttaagaaacgtatgatttatttgttaacgtttgcatatatttaatgcaaatattttttaattccttattatttaccttataagaaactcccaataaaattgatgctgcaacaaatataattgcaattgtaattagtatattttttgttactgAACTTCGTGGACAAGCTACAAGTGATGAGGAATTAATACATGCAgcactatatatattttcaaaatttttataatcatttgataaactaGACAATAGTTGTAAATAAGAACttcctttattaatatataaagcatttttaagtttttcatatttttcaaacaATTCTCCAGCATTTTCTAAACATGGCATGCATTCGTAGTCTTCTGCACCAATTTCACtatacatgttacataatgatttaaatgcatcataaaaattagatatatctttaatatcgaTATTAatcgattttattttattacatacAACATCTTTTTTAATCTCACGATTACTATCAGTACCTATATGCTCATTATAAAaactatttgtttttatattattattataaaaatcgtaTAATTTGGTGGTTctgttttcttttttttgatttagtttataacttaaccataaaatagcgTATTCAACAATTTTATCACTTTCTAAATGTTCACCATCAAGCGTATttagtaatattataaaaccAGAGATAATCTTTTCTTCATAATTACTACAGTTACTACCATTGCAATACGTATTTAACATATTCCAAGAAACATCTCCTCCCAAGTTGTTCAGATCATCATCAAAAGATTTATCGACCAAATTAATTGATTTGCactacgaatatattttgcgaattaaacaaaagaatgtattaatataaatattactaaaattaaaattaatataatttataggaatgcaacatacgaataatataagaaaaaggATATATACCACTTCATTaaacattataatgaaattctgTTATAATTTGGAGATTATGCGGGgtgatgttatttatatataatgcataaATATTTGTTGTATTTATTTAAGCTCTTTACATAGCAGTTATCTTTCGTTAgacatattattcttaattttaacttcatataaaataataatacattagtattactaaaattatattatacttattttatgacatttagctaaactattttaaatagagggttgctTACACACTTtgccatatgtatatatgattcattttatacaaaaaatactattcttaataacatttggtataacattattataaaaattaatatacttttataatgaatttaaaaaatatatacatatactttaatatagaacataAATGACGtcctaaaacttaaataatgcataaatatataaatttaagaaagttattattattacaatccttaaagtatataaataattatttaataagataGACTAAATACTTATACacttgtttctaatactatataccatgttttattaaaattatagtatttacAAAGTTGTATTgttccattttctatgcaaattacataaatttatattgtttttaatgaatgtagataaattaaaaatcattttaatgtgttaaataactttatttttattcccatatacttcaatttgtAAGTATGCCTTATtgtgtaattttataatatattttacgcataattttcacggtttaaaacaattagcactgaacctgTATTTATTAAtctatttataagcttaaataagtctttaagttcatattgtttttaaaatatacttagtagatattaaatattaacatataaataactattatataaattttaaagtataatagaaaactatgtttgattgtgtcattattttaccctttaataggagagagataagatatattagctctttaatatatatatttatataaatattcgctaaatattatacataattttatcttatatattctactgTTATAGTTAATGTAtatcattcaaataatttattaaaaattctatattttattaattctattatACAGTAATGTTGTTTTGGATTATAAAATGATTATTCACTAAATACTaatgtgaataataaaataccatttaacatgaattgagtCTTTAACCATTTCACCAttgattcatatttttataataataaaccacatatcccaaattgaatctttaacatatatatagcattgatacctttataatgtattattatgtgtcttttcgataaaattaatatttaattatatgaagtttccacaataaaataatatttaatataagtCATTCGTAGagtattttgttatatattatatataggcgtataataataacgataTTCTatctttcatattatttacatttgttaaaacaaaatataacattaaattttattaatatacttatattttgtcttttaacgattttaaatgtaatatatttatacctgaaaatataaaatttaaaaatgaatagcgattaatctattattatacctttatagtaaataaattaatgtatatagaacgatttatattatttgaatttaaaactttaacataaaattatactatatataatcgaaagttaaaaggatagtatacatatatctataatgtaatctttatgtattattaaaaatggtagatgcataaaatatattttatagatattgTTGTGTTGTTGAACCTCGATCGACATTTTATgaatcgatattttatgactacctattatatattggtaatatgtttaattaatcttaaaaacacacatattaatatgaagatatattataatgtagacaattgTTCCAAATTAATCATCTTATAATAATACCCaacttcatatataatgttattattaaagTTGTATTggcgtaatataatttaatttaattgtagtacaaattataagtttcactaaataaaattttaatcaAATGAAGAAACCTATTATGTtatacataattcaatataaccacatattaacaagttttatataataaataattatgatatagaataatatgaattgATATATGCAacatagacattttattttaatcatataaaatcgacatgaacactcaattatatatattataacttatgaaaaaatgggATGTGgcccttttcatattaatggcaaTGCTCCTTTGGAAGTACATATTTAACTTCAGCTCaagattaaacatacgggtatagcacatatatttaattagtgttcaaattataaaaaattaaataaagatataatacttagccctaaccccaatatgggttccacaacataaaaactatataaaaattatgcaaaaattacttcgaaatagacaatttcttaaaatatattaatcattattaatattcatgGAATAATCACTACTcttcgaataatatattaatgaatcattttcttcattatattttttatttttactcttaatttttgtttttgaaatcgtttacgaaatccaaataatgaatactaatataaaatgttaaaaacgtacgatttttttgttaacgtttgcatatatttaaatgtaatattttttaattccttattatttaccttataagaaattcccaaaaaaattggtattgcaacaaatataagtGCAATTGAAATTAGTGAATAAGTTAGAAGAGGtggaaaataataacatttatttttaaaattatcataatcctttgataatatagaaaatagtTGATAATAAGGACTACCTTCAGAAATATCCAATTCTTTCTTAAGTTGTTCATATTTGTTAACAAATTCTTGAGTATTTTCTAAATAACTATTGTAATCTGAATCGCTGTTATCACATTCAGTATACaatttacataatgatttaaatacatcataaaatttagatatatctttaatactCATAGTTAGCaaatattcttttttatttataagatcGTTATAACTACTATATCCTTCAACACCATCTCTATTTTGTTTATAGTCATAGATAGTTTTCATATGTTTATCGtaaaattcatttatattggAAAATTGagtttttaacattttatttaatttatagcctaaccatatcataatatatacagCAATAtcagtatttttatttgcataATACGAAAAAACTGTTTTACCACCATAAAATCTATCTAATAACCATAAGCACCCACCGTTAACTAGATTGGTATAATTGTTACATGATTTATCAGGGCAGTGCTGCTTGAGGGTTCCAcctgtaaaaatataatttccaGAATCATCCCATTCATCGGAAAAATCCCCCCTCAAAGAATCAAACTGTTCACACTAagaaacaattttaaaaaatcaaataaaaatgtctatTAAAATGAAcgtattattaatttatagatagtacaatatcaaaaatgtgtaataacaaatatttttattcaagaAATTTTATGTACCACTCTACTAGTTAACATATTGgagatttatttttaaactataaattaagtatatcataataatttcatatattGCATCAGAATAGGGGACATACAATTGGATTctctatataaaaattatctgTAGTTaaccatattttatttttagtattaatttaaaattaatgtaaagtaataatacaatagtaATACTATAgtaagtttatatatatattattgaaattAGCTAAATTGCCTTAAATTGGAGATATTTGTTTTGGTCATATGTATAACATAAATTATGCTTAAATTTatgattattaataatatccattctaattttattataaaaatttaaggaATTTTATAATGAGTTTAAAATACATTCCCTTATGTctcaatatagaaaaatacaaatttgtttctcatgttttaataaatatatttatacccaTGAACatgtaaatatgtaaaaattaataaatctattattagtatattttttaaaagtatataaataaatattttctaatatattttaaatatttaatctTGTTTCGAATGCTGCATACtactgttttattaaaattaaagtaTTTTCGAATTAAGTTACATGCTACATTTTCTatgaaaattaaataaatttatattgtttttaatgaatgtagataaattcaaaattcattttaatgtgcttaataactttattattattccaatataccttattgggtaattttataacatattttcccatcttttccattctttaaaacaacaattagcactgaacccgtatttataagcttaaataagtctttgaatgcatattatttttaaaataatgcttattaaatattaacaaataaataagtattgatgcaaattttaaagtataatagaaaactatatatattaggttgttatattgcactttaagaggagagagataagatatattgctattttaatatataaatttaaataaatagttTCTAAATATTCTACatagttcatttttatcttatatattttattgttatatttatcaatgtatatacaattaaataatttattaaaaattctatattttattaattctatggtaaaatcatgataatataatacgcgttaatatggaataatgaAAAGAAATTTAACGTTGATTGAgactttatcattttctttatttatccagttttttaaaatataatactacAAATCCCaaattgaatctttaacaaatatataacattgatacctttataatatattattatgcgtcttttcgataataataatatttaattatatgaactttccacaataaaacaatatttcaatattagttactAGTAgagtaatttattatattatattatattatattatatttataggggtataataataacgttattctatatatctaattatttataattattagtacaaactataacattatatattattaatatacttatattttattttttagcaattttaaatgtaatatatttatacttgaaaatatgaaatttaaaaattaatagtgattaatctaatgttatatc
Protein-coding regions in this window:
- a CDS encoding PIR protein, with protein sequence MNKQVCEKFDNLWYKFPDKLTSDNKYDFKKENFLDSYCFKDQCSSDFGKINAGFYYLLNQFCGVSGLFKSCETSNINVVEYIMIWLCYMLNLKSTEDDNITNLNSFYKINIENHEKYNSFIKLINKKKELMKISKDKVSKLYNLFKILCEMYTKVDEDNKNCNNYLKDDNKFFVEYQKLLNDSDTGNGNSSYNQLLSTLSTDYDKLKNECKQILSSQPKETEQIIVQSSVDTSSSSSIGNKLISVLSIFGAIGFLLGISYKYSLFGFRKRFKKQQIKEKIKNIKKKMNQ
- a CDS encoding PIR protein, which gives rise to MFNEVCKSINLVDKSFDDDLNNLGGDVSWNMLNTYCNGSNCSNYEEKIISGFIILLNTLDGEHLESDKIVEYAILWLSYKLNQKKENRTTKLYDFYNNNIKTNSFYNEHIGTDSNREIKKDVVCNKIKSINIDIKDISNFYDAFKSLCNMYSEIGAEDYECMPCLENAGELFEKYEKLKNALYINKGSSYLQLLSSLSNDYKNFENIYSAACINSSSLVACPRSSVTKNILITIAIIFVAASILLGVSYKYSLFGFRKRSQKQHLREMLKK
- a CDS encoding PIR protein, with protein sequence MLTSRCEQFDSLRGDFSDEWDDSGNYIFTGGTLKQHCPDKSCNNYTNLVNGGCLWLLDRFYGGKTVFSYYANKNTDIAVYIMIWLGYKLNKMLKTQFSNINEFYDKHMKTIYDYKQNRDGVEGYSSYNDLINKKEYLLTMSIKDISKFYDVFKSLCKLYTECDNSDSDYNSYLENTQEFVNKYEQLKKELDISEGSPYYQLFSILSKDYDNFKNKCYYFPPLLTYSLISIALIFVAIPIFLGISYKYSLFGFRKRFQKQKLRVKIKNIMKKMIH